gggggcaggcaggtgcGGGCCTGCGggcgggtggggggcaggcaggtgcGGGCCTGCGggcgggtggggggcaggcaggtgcGGGCCTGCGggcgggtggggggcaggcaggtgcGGGCCTGCGggcgggtggggggcaggcaggtgcGGGCCTGCGggcgggtggggggcaggcaggtgcGGGCCTGCGggcgggtggggggcaggcaggtgcGGGCCTGCGGGCGGGTCGGGGGCAGGCAGGACGTCCACTTGCTCTGCTCTCATCCACGTCAGAGACGCTTCAGTGGCTTCTGAGAACGGACCCAACAGGTGGCACGGACACCCGGGGACCCACTGGTCGGAGGACTTCGGGGGCGGCCGCAGTGCGCTGCCCTAGCGTGGGCCGGGGGTGGGGCCCTTCCTATCACTCGGGGCCGAGGCTGGAACAGGGGCTACTAAGAGCCCAGACTGTCCCGCGGTCGAGAGGGAGGGAAGCCGCGGGGCACCCGCCCCTGAGTGAGTGCAAAGCCGCAGAGCAAGGCGTCGGGCCGCTCCCGCTGCGGCATCCTGCCCTCGGAGGGCAGCCATCCGATGGGATCCCCCATCCCGCCGCCCGCGTCCGCCCCCCCAGAGACCCGGCCTCCCCGCCGCCCGCGTCCGCCCCTCAGGGGACCCACCTGCAGGCTCACGTCCAACCGGCCGGGCGGGCTCGCGGCTGTCCGGCGTCCAGCGTCCACCGCCCGGTCGCCTCCTGGCCCGGAGCCACAGAGCGCAGCGCCCGCCCCGCCACCCCGCCACCCCGCCCAGACAGATGTACTTCCGCTACCGGCCTGGGCCTCCCCGGAAGCGGAGCCGAAGTGGGGGCGCGGTCTAGAACAAGGGGGGCGCTCCCCGCCGCGCGCTCTGTTGCCTGGCAACCGGAAACGGGCCGGGACGGCATTGGCTGGCGCCGGGGCGTGGGCGGAGCTTGCGCAGCGTCGGGAGCGCCGAACGGGTCCTCCAGcgcagaccagcccgggaggagGAGCTTGCGCGTGTCCTGGGCGCATGCGTGGGGCGCGGCCGAAACCTCCCCTCGGAGGGGCGATCTGGGCGGGGCCCGGAGACGCGGCCGGCAGTTGTCCGTTGCGGGGCGGGGCCTGCGCCGGGGGCGTGGCGCGGGAGGCGCCGTTGGttggcgggcggcgggcgggggcgggccaTGGCCCTGCTACTGTGCCTGGGCCTGACGGCGGCTCTGGCCCGCGGCTGCCTGCactgccacagcaacttctcggAGAAGTTCTCCTTCTACCGCCATCACGTGAACCTCAAGTCCTGGTGGGTGGGCGACATCCCCGTGTCGGGCTCGCTGCTCACCGACTGGGGCCAGGACACGATGAAGGAGCTGCACCTGGCCATCCCCGCGGAGATCAGTGAGTGCGCGCAGGGGAGGCGGGCCCGCCTTGGtgcgcccccggccccgccggaCCCCCGGCCCCGCCGGACCCCCGGCCCCGCCGGACCCCCGGCCCCGCCGGACCCCCGGCCCGGGCCGCTCACCTGCCGCCCCCTCCCGCCCGCAGCCCGGGAGAAGCTGAACCAGGTGGCGAACGCCGTGTACCTCAAGATGGATCAGCTGTACCAGGGGAAGATGTATTTCCCCGGTGAGCCGGCAGCCGCCACGCGCGGGAAAGACACGGGCCCCTCCGCCCCCTGCCGAGCCTGacctccctcctgcccacccccatcaGGGTATTTCCCCAATGAGCTGCGAGCCATCTTCCGGGAGCAGGTGCACCTCATCCAGAATGCCATCATCGAAAGTGAGCAAACGGAG
The sequence above is a segment of the Meles meles chromosome 20, mMelMel3.1 paternal haplotype, whole genome shotgun sequence genome. Coding sequences within it:
- the IZUMO4 gene encoding izumo sperm-egg fusion protein 4 isoform X3, with product MALLLCLGLTAALARGCLHCHSNFSEKFSFYRHHVNLKSWWVGDIPVSGSLLTDWGQDTMKELHLAIPAEITREKLNQVANAVYLKMDQLYQGKMYFPGYFPNELRAIFREQVHLIQNAIIESRIDCQRHCGIFQYQTISCTNCTDSHVICFGYNCESSAQWETAVQGLLLYINEWHKEDTNTSDRFMNKHQLSSSPGRTEPLRLF
- the IZUMO4 gene encoding izumo sperm-egg fusion protein 4 isoform X1, which translates into the protein MALLLCLGLTAALARGCLHCHSNFSEKFSFYRHHVNLKSWWVGDIPVSGSLLTDWGQDTMKELHLAIPAEITREKLNQVANAVYLKMDQLYQGKMYFPGYFPNELRAIFREQVHLIQNAIIESRIDCQRHCGIFQYQTISCTNCTDSHVICFGYNCESSAQWETAVQGLLLYINEWHKEDTNTRTTPAFLISPSFTCLEPPHLANLTLENASECLTQH
- the IZUMO4 gene encoding izumo sperm-egg fusion protein 4 isoform X5 → MALLLCLGLTAALARGCLHCHSNFSEKFSFYRHHVNLKSWWVGDIPVSGSLLTDWGQDTMKELHLAIPAEITREKLNQVANAVYLKMDQLYQGKMYFPGYFPNELRAIFREQVHLIQNAIIESRIDCQRHCGIFQYQTISCTNCTDSHVICFGYNCESSAQWETAVQGLLLYINEWHKEDTNTSDRFMNKHQLSSSPGRTEPLRLCEWLRGRLLISPSFTCLEPPHLANLTLENASECLTQH
- the IZUMO4 gene encoding izumo sperm-egg fusion protein 4 isoform X4 is translated as MALLLCLGLTAALARGCLHCHSNFSEKFSFYRHHVNLKSWWVGDIPVSGSLLTDWGQDTMKELHLAIPAEITREKLNQVANAVYLKMDQLYQGKMYFPGYFPNELRAIFREQVHLIQNAIIESRIDCQRHCGIFQYQTISCTNCTDSHVICFGYNCESSAQWETAVQGLLLYINEWHKEDTNTRTTPAL
- the IZUMO4 gene encoding izumo sperm-egg fusion protein 4 isoform X2, yielding MALLLCLGLTAALARGCLHCHSNFSEKFSFYRHHVNLKSWWVGDIPVSGSLLTDWGQDTMKELHLAIPAEITREKLNQVANAVYLKMDQLYQGKMYFPGYFPNELRAIFREQVHLIQNAIIESRIDCQRHCGIFQYQTISCTNCTDSHVICFGYNCESSAQWETAVQGLLLYINEWHKEDTNTSLISPSFTCLEPPHLANLTLENASECLTQH
- the IZUMO4 gene encoding izumo sperm-egg fusion protein 4 isoform X7; translated protein: MALLLCLGLTAALARGCLHCHSNFSEKFSFYRHHVNLKSWWVGDIPVSGSLLTDWGQDTMKELHLAIPAEITREKLNQVANAVYLKMDQLYQGKMYFPGYFPNELRAIFREQVHLIQNAIIESRIDCQRHCGIFQYQTISCTNCTDSHVICFGYNCESSAQWETAVQGLLLYINEWHKYVSSIRGREWALSPPVLLPGAHRTTPAFLISPSFTCLEPPHLANLTLENASECLTQH